A window of the Tunturibacter empetritectus genome harbors these coding sequences:
- a CDS encoding plastocyanin/azurin family copper-binding protein, with amino-acid sequence MKSRISMFVSVAALAALTFFVPSSVYAQQNWKAALGGQSSDMGRQAVAFLPNELWIHEGDSITWTSGSGDIHTVSFFIAGQAFEDFTVGCPGFSPSGASFDGTKCVSAPPLVEGQSFIVSFPKPGNFSLICLVHTHMTGVIHVLAASATLPHDQAFYDAQAAEQRRSLLTDTDKQRDMDDMLSAHLLANKNSVTAGIGEMTVTGAGFESLSVVRFLKGTIEVHKGDTIEWVNLDPALPHTITFGKEPSNPGPPSGNVPLTLDADGVLHATISSQGDNVHSGLIVASPQNQVGVGQSPPGNTRFRITFTEAGTYNYICALHDNLGMIGKVIVRSNW; translated from the coding sequence ATGAAATCGAGAATCTCGATGTTTGTGTCCGTGGCGGCGCTGGCGGCGCTGACTTTTTTTGTCCCGAGTAGCGTGTATGCCCAACAGAACTGGAAAGCGGCGTTGGGCGGTCAAAGTAGCGATATGGGCAGGCAGGCAGTGGCTTTTCTTCCCAACGAGCTGTGGATTCACGAGGGCGACAGCATCACCTGGACCTCCGGCAGCGGAGACATCCATACGGTGTCCTTCTTCATCGCCGGTCAGGCGTTTGAAGACTTTACGGTGGGTTGTCCTGGGTTCTCGCCGAGTGGCGCGAGTTTCGACGGCACCAAGTGCGTGAGCGCGCCTCCGCTGGTAGAGGGGCAGAGCTTCATTGTGAGCTTTCCCAAACCCGGCAACTTTAGCCTGATCTGCCTGGTGCACACGCACATGACTGGGGTCATACACGTCCTAGCCGCGTCGGCGACTCTGCCGCACGATCAGGCCTTCTATGACGCGCAGGCGGCGGAACAGCGGAGGAGTCTGCTTACCGATACAGACAAGCAGAGGGACATGGATGACATGCTGTCGGCGCACTTGCTGGCAAACAAGAATAGCGTGACTGCAGGCATTGGAGAGATGACGGTGACCGGCGCTGGGTTTGAATCGCTTTCGGTCGTGCGCTTTCTGAAGGGAACCATTGAAGTCCATAAGGGGGACACGATCGAGTGGGTCAATTTAGACCCGGCCTTGCCGCATACGATCACCTTCGGAAAGGAGCCGTCGAATCCCGGGCCTCCGTCCGGCAATGTGCCCTTGACTCTGGACGCTGATGGTGTGTTGCATGCGACGATCAGTTCGCAGGGGGACAATGTGCATTCGGGGCTGATTGTTGCATCGCCTCAAAACCAGGTTGGCGTGGGGCAGTCTCCTCCGGGCAATACGCGTTTTCGCATTACCTTCACGGAGGCGGGGACGTATAACTACATCTGCGCGCTGCACGATAATCTTGGGATGATTGGCAAGGTGATTGTCCGGTCCAATTGGTAG
- a CDS encoding dihydrofolate reductase family protein translates to MNAPRKIIVYIATSADGYIARPDGDIEWLNRMPTTNDYGMRAFYRTIDTILWGRKTYDWALDYDKQHGNKGGIFDTKLANFVFSGRPPKHETPGVEFVSEPVKKFAQHLRATPGKHIWMMGGGELIASFLDAGEIDEFDIHVMPTLIGEGIPLIAPRHRDVPLHLRSVKKYADSVVRLRYEIPR, encoded by the coding sequence ATGAACGCCCCGCGAAAGATCATCGTCTATATCGCGACAAGCGCTGACGGCTACATCGCCAGGCCAGACGGCGATATCGAATGGCTGAATCGCATGCCCACCACAAACGACTACGGCATGCGCGCGTTCTATCGCACAATTGACACCATCCTGTGGGGGCGCAAGACATACGACTGGGCTCTCGACTATGACAAGCAGCATGGCAACAAAGGCGGAATCTTCGACACTAAGCTCGCCAACTTCGTCTTCTCCGGAAGACCGCCCAAACACGAGACCCCAGGCGTGGAGTTCGTCTCGGAACCGGTAAAGAAGTTTGCGCAGCACCTCCGCGCGACGCCGGGAAAACATATCTGGATGATGGGCGGCGGAGAACTGATCGCCTCATTTCTCGACGCAGGCGAGATCGACGAGTTCGACATCCACGTCATGCCTACCCTGATCGGTGAGGGCATCCCACTCATCGCACCGCGGCATCGCGACGTGCCCCTTCACTTGCGCTCAGTCAAAAAGTACGCAGACAGCGTGGTCCGCCTCCGCTATGAGATCCCGCGCTAG
- the secA gene encoding preprotein translocase subunit SecA, with protein sequence MLNSVIAKVFGTSNERAVKRIQPTVAQINALEPTTLALSDEALRNKTAEFRQRIAAAIANIPDTPENADERNAAEKEALNAILPEAFAVVREAGKRTVGMRHFDVQMLGGIVLHSGKIAEMKTGEGKTLVATLPCYLNALAGRGVHVVTVNDYLAKRDAEWMGKIYGFLGLSVGVIVHDLDDAQRREAYASDITYGTNNEFGFDYLRDNMKFELKDQVQRGHYYCIVDEVDSILIDEARTPLIISGPTDQTTDKYARVNIIIPKLELGELIETVETKTWSGDYVVDEKTRSITVTDEGWEKIEGLLGIGNIADPENWDLKHHVEVAIKAHSLYKRDVEYVVKEGEVIIVDEFTGRLMPGRRWSDGLHQAVEAKEGVAIRKEDQTLATITFQNYFRMYKKLSGMTGTAETEAAEFDKIYKLDIVVTPTNRKMLRIENADVVYRTAQEKYFAVADEIARLHGEKQPVLVGTTSIEKSELLSEILKRKGVRHVVLNAKFHEKEAEIVAQAGRLGMVTIATNMAGRGTDILLGGNAEFMARQDLVRKQQARAVSAAEGIINPVAGPGMVRFYYTGQEFETTQPNWDAATAAHEGAAKAEHESVIGAGGLHILGTERHESRRVDNQLRGRAGRQGDPGSSRFFLSLEDDLMRIFAREWVSTLLQRLGMEEGVPIESGMISRRIEAAQKAVETQNFESRKHVLEYDDVMNKQREAVYGLRRQLMEGVDQKQLITDDYTSTILSNILDENAPEKVHADVWKLEPLFAQVYDIFGAHLEKEVDATALNRHELGEAIFQNLRGRYDIKESILGAEAMRYHERIVMLSVLDGLWKDHLLAMDHLKEGIGLRGYAQQDPLVAYKKESFEMFEGMMMRFQEDTARHLFRMQIIGPDGTPIESAEQLAQAQAHAQALAQAQQAQQLAAANAQNALPPSAPPQHTNAPAARQNPPAPPPNRAPSTTIDALEREFQKKKQRELEQARSVSSASADTNGSGPRHAGEKVGRNDECPCGSGKKYKKCHGATA encoded by the coding sequence TTGCTCAACTCAGTCATTGCAAAAGTCTTTGGCACCAGTAACGAACGCGCCGTCAAGCGCATCCAGCCCACCGTCGCGCAGATCAACGCGCTCGAGCCGACCACCCTGGCGCTCTCCGACGAGGCTCTGCGCAACAAGACCGCCGAGTTCCGCCAGCGCATCGCCGCGGCCATCGCCAACATCCCCGACACCCCCGAGAACGCCGACGAGCGCAACGCCGCCGAAAAAGAAGCACTCAACGCCATCCTTCCCGAAGCCTTCGCCGTCGTCCGCGAAGCCGGCAAGCGCACTGTCGGCATGCGCCACTTCGACGTGCAGATGCTGGGCGGCATCGTCCTCCACTCCGGCAAGATCGCCGAGATGAAGACCGGCGAAGGAAAAACCCTGGTCGCCACCCTCCCCTGCTATCTCAACGCCCTCGCTGGCCGCGGCGTCCACGTCGTCACCGTCAACGACTACCTCGCCAAGCGCGACGCCGAGTGGATGGGCAAGATCTACGGCTTCCTCGGCCTGTCTGTAGGGGTGATAGTGCATGACCTCGATGATGCTCAGCGCCGCGAAGCCTACGCCTCCGATATCACCTACGGCACCAACAACGAGTTCGGCTTCGACTACCTGCGCGACAACATGAAGTTCGAGCTCAAGGATCAGGTCCAGCGCGGGCACTACTACTGCATCGTCGACGAGGTGGACTCCATCCTCATCGACGAGGCCCGCACCCCTCTCATCATCTCCGGCCCCACCGACCAGACCACGGACAAGTACGCACGCGTCAACATCATCATCCCCAAGCTCGAACTGGGCGAACTCATCGAGACCGTCGAAACCAAAACCTGGTCCGGCGACTACGTCGTAGACGAAAAAACCCGCTCCATCACCGTCACCGACGAGGGCTGGGAAAAGATCGAAGGACTCCTCGGCATCGGCAACATCGCCGACCCCGAAAATTGGGACCTCAAACACCACGTCGAAGTCGCCATCAAGGCCCACTCCCTCTACAAACGCGACGTCGAGTACGTCGTCAAAGAGGGCGAAGTCATCATCGTCGACGAGTTCACTGGCCGCCTCATGCCCGGTCGCCGCTGGTCGGATGGATTGCATCAAGCCGTCGAAGCCAAAGAAGGCGTGGCCATCCGCAAGGAAGATCAGACCCTCGCCACCATCACCTTCCAGAACTACTTCCGCATGTATAAAAAACTCAGCGGCATGACCGGCACCGCCGAGACCGAAGCCGCCGAGTTCGACAAGATCTACAAACTCGACATCGTCGTCACGCCCACCAACCGCAAGATGCTCCGCATCGAGAACGCCGACGTCGTCTACCGCACCGCGCAAGAGAAGTACTTCGCCGTCGCCGACGAGATCGCCCGCCTCCACGGCGAAAAGCAGCCCGTCCTCGTCGGCACCACGTCGATCGAAAAATCCGAGCTCCTCTCCGAGATCCTCAAGCGCAAAGGCGTTCGCCACGTCGTCCTCAACGCCAAGTTCCACGAGAAGGAAGCAGAGATCGTCGCCCAGGCCGGTCGTCTCGGCATGGTCACCATCGCCACCAACATGGCAGGCCGCGGAACCGACATCCTCCTCGGCGGCAACGCGGAGTTCATGGCCCGTCAGGACCTCGTCCGCAAGCAACAGGCCCGCGCCGTCTCCGCAGCCGAAGGCATCATCAACCCCGTCGCAGGCCCCGGCATGGTCCGCTTCTACTACACCGGCCAGGAGTTCGAAACCACGCAACCCAACTGGGACGCCGCCACCGCTGCCCACGAAGGCGCAGCCAAAGCCGAGCACGAATCCGTCATCGGCGCAGGCGGCCTCCACATCCTCGGCACCGAGCGCCACGAGTCCCGCCGCGTCGACAACCAGCTCCGCGGACGCGCCGGACGTCAGGGCGACCCCGGCTCCTCGCGCTTCTTCCTCTCCCTCGAAGACGACCTCATGCGCATCTTCGCCCGCGAGTGGGTCTCCACCTTGCTCCAGCGCCTCGGCATGGAAGAGGGAGTTCCCATCGAGTCCGGCATGATCTCCCGCCGCATCGAAGCCGCGCAGAAAGCCGTCGAAACCCAGAACTTCGAGTCCCGCAAACACGTCCTCGAGTACGACGACGTCATGAACAAGCAGCGCGAAGCCGTCTATGGTCTCCGCCGCCAGCTCATGGAAGGAGTCGACCAGAAGCAGCTCATCACCGACGACTACACCTCCACCATCCTCTCCAACATCCTCGACGAGAACGCCCCCGAAAAGGTCCACGCCGACGTGTGGAAGCTCGAGCCACTCTTCGCGCAGGTCTACGACATCTTCGGCGCACACCTCGAAAAAGAAGTCGATGCCACGGCACTCAACCGCCACGAGCTAGGCGAAGCTATCTTCCAAAACCTCCGCGGCCGCTACGACATCAAGGAGAGCATCCTCGGCGCCGAAGCCATGCGCTACCACGAGCGCATCGTCATGCTCTCCGTCCTCGACGGCCTCTGGAAGGACCACCTCCTCGCCATGGACCACCTCAAAGAGGGCATCGGCCTCCGCGGGTACGCACAGCAAGACCCGCTCGTCGCCTACAAGAAGGAGTCCTTCGAGATGTTCGAAGGCATGATGATGCGCTTCCAGGAAGACACCGCACGCCACCTCTTCCGCATGCAGATCATCGGCCCCGACGGGACCCCCATCGAGTCCGCCGAGCAACTCGCGCAAGCCCAGGCCCACGCGCAGGCTCTAGCCCAGGCGCAACAAGCCCAGCAGCTAGCCGCAGCCAACGCCCAAAACGCACTCCCACCTTCCGCCCCCCCGCAACACACCAACGCCCCAGCGGCGCGTCAAAATCCGCCAGCACCACCACCCAACCGAGCACCCTCCACCACCATCGACGCACTCGAGCGCGAGTTCCAAAAGAAGAAGCAGCGCGAACTGGAGCAGGCCCGCTCCGTCAGCTCAGCCTCCGCCGATACCAACGGCTCCGGCCCACGCCACGCCGGCGAAAAAGTAGGCCGCAACGACGAGTGCCCCTGCGGCTCCGGGAAAAAATACAAAAAATGCCACGGTGCCACCGCGTAA
- a CDS encoding DUF4232 domain-containing protein — protein MTKPASNAVYVVVAVVLILASSASATSLPSASTLLACTAAQLSLSFDGEGGNFDGMSHSGTLLVLRNIGAQTCTVPGRPALVFEDASNTKLPISVELPPGMHPGPVILPVAIPANAEATGELYWVSGEVFDNSKCYTPAFVAISFGAETLRAPFTGHLCAPSGQDAKYRFAYLKRDPVYVRSKS, from the coding sequence GTGACCAAACCAGCCTCCAACGCGGTCTATGTTGTCGTCGCCGTGGTCCTCATCCTAGCCTCTTCTGCGAGCGCGACCTCTCTGCCCTCAGCGTCCACCCTGCTGGCCTGCACCGCCGCCCAACTCTCGCTCTCCTTCGACGGCGAAGGCGGCAACTTCGACGGCATGTCGCACTCCGGAACCCTGCTGGTGCTCCGCAACATCGGCGCGCAAACCTGCACCGTCCCCGGTCGCCCTGCACTCGTCTTCGAAGACGCCTCCAACACCAAACTCCCCATCTCCGTCGAACTCCCGCCCGGCATGCACCCCGGCCCCGTCATCCTGCCCGTAGCAATCCCTGCCAACGCCGAAGCCACCGGCGAACTCTATTGGGTCTCCGGCGAAGTCTTCGACAACAGCAAATGCTACACCCCAGCTTTCGTAGCAATATCTTTCGGCGCCGAAACCCTCCGCGCTCCCTTCACCGGCCACCTCTGCGCCCCCTCAGGCCAGGATGCCAAGTACCGCTTCGCCTACCTCAAGCGCGATCCGGTCTACGTCCGCTCGAAGTCCTAG
- a CDS encoding DUF4239 domain-containing protein, translating into MLSYVQSSLLVVLAMLVSVALVLVLNRAWPIPNRKLINDVTEWQLGILGTTYGVILGFMLYTVWIDFRAAEVNATQEASSLLTVTRVASALPAAEREAFRGLGMQYADAVVHQEWPAMQRQEESRAGERIEVEMWKLLAGLKDDAGAANSVDHLTRVLSELSERRSLREEQLRVRLPVVLWILLLAGGGATVGSSCLLGNDNKWLHYCQVLALTFVVAVTLSAIADLARPFEGSVSVSPVAFERVQTIMQLDAAR; encoded by the coding sequence ATGCTGAGTTACGTGCAGAGTAGCTTGCTGGTGGTTTTGGCGATGCTGGTTTCGGTGGCGTTGGTGCTGGTGCTCAATCGGGCATGGCCGATTCCGAATCGCAAGCTGATCAATGATGTGACGGAATGGCAGCTGGGAATTTTGGGGACGACGTATGGGGTGATCCTGGGATTCATGCTGTATACGGTCTGGATAGACTTTCGGGCGGCGGAGGTGAATGCGACGCAGGAGGCGAGTTCGCTGTTGACGGTGACGCGGGTGGCGTCGGCGCTACCGGCTGCGGAGAGGGAGGCGTTTCGCGGGTTGGGGATGCAGTATGCGGATGCGGTAGTGCACCAGGAGTGGCCGGCGATGCAGCGTCAGGAGGAGAGCCGTGCGGGAGAGAGGATCGAGGTAGAGATGTGGAAGCTGCTCGCGGGGCTGAAGGACGATGCCGGCGCGGCGAATAGCGTGGACCACCTGACAAGGGTGTTGAGTGAGCTGTCGGAGAGGCGCAGTCTGCGGGAGGAGCAACTTCGCGTGCGGCTGCCCGTGGTGCTGTGGATCTTGCTGCTGGCTGGCGGGGGCGCGACGGTAGGGTCTTCGTGTCTGCTGGGGAATGACAATAAATGGCTGCACTATTGTCAGGTGCTGGCGTTGACGTTTGTGGTGGCGGTGACGTTGTCGGCGATTGCGGACCTGGCGCGGCCATTTGAGGGTTCGGTGTCGGTGAGCCCGGTTGCGTTTGAGCGTGTGCAGACGATTATGCAGCTGGATGCGGCTCGTTAG
- a CDS encoding DHA2 family efflux MFS transporter permease subunit, which translates to MTAPSPSLARPMPIAAPAAWKPHHNPWAIALTVTLATFMEVLDTSIANVALPHIAGTLGASSEEATWVLTSYLVSSAIVLPISGWLSNRFGRKRFYMVCVALFTICSFLCGIANTLPLLIVARILQGAGGGGLAPSEQAILADTFPIEKRGQAFAVYGMAVVVAPAIGPTLGGWITDNFNWHWIFFINIPIGLISLYLSNRMVEDPPHLKERMEQAKHLKIDFLGLGLVAVGVGCLEFTLDKGQEKDWFGDPMIRTFAILAAATLIFFTWWEWHHPDPIVDLKLLKNRNFGTAVFLQLILGMVLFGSTVLIPQYLQGLLGYTAERAGMVLSPAGFVMMIMMFVAGRSLGKFDPRLMVCLGYLVTAIGIYNLTRLDLNTAFGTVTLWRMLQVIGLAFIFIPISTLNYVGVPASKTNQISSLSNFARNLGGSAGTALLTTYLARNSQVQQVALSANVVRGSVPYNLYMDRMKEMLMSQGMSAASASQMALGQAYQEMLRQASMLSYKNAFAILACTIFLLTPLPFIMRLPTKAAKPDPEAMGGH; encoded by the coding sequence ATGACTGCACCCTCGCCCTCGCTCGCCCGGCCCATGCCTATCGCCGCGCCCGCCGCGTGGAAGCCTCACCATAATCCCTGGGCCATCGCGCTCACCGTGACACTCGCCACCTTCATGGAGGTACTCGACACCTCCATCGCCAACGTTGCCCTGCCCCACATCGCCGGCACCCTCGGCGCGAGCTCTGAAGAAGCCACCTGGGTCCTCACCAGCTACCTCGTCTCCAGCGCCATCGTCCTGCCCATCTCCGGCTGGCTCTCCAACCGCTTCGGCCGCAAGCGCTTCTACATGGTCTGCGTCGCCCTCTTCACCATCTGCTCGTTCCTATGCGGCATCGCCAACACGCTTCCTCTTCTCATCGTCGCGCGCATCCTTCAAGGCGCAGGCGGCGGCGGCCTCGCTCCCAGCGAGCAGGCCATCCTCGCCGACACCTTCCCCATCGAAAAACGAGGCCAGGCCTTCGCAGTCTATGGCATGGCCGTCGTCGTCGCACCCGCCATCGGCCCAACCCTCGGCGGCTGGATCACCGACAACTTCAACTGGCACTGGATCTTCTTCATCAACATCCCCATCGGCCTCATCTCGCTCTATCTCAGCAACCGCATGGTCGAAGATCCACCCCATCTCAAAGAGCGCATGGAGCAGGCCAAGCACCTCAAGATCGACTTCCTCGGTCTGGGCCTCGTAGCCGTCGGTGTCGGCTGCCTCGAGTTCACCCTCGATAAAGGCCAGGAGAAGGACTGGTTCGGAGATCCCATGATCCGCACCTTCGCCATCCTCGCCGCCGCCACGCTGATCTTCTTCACCTGGTGGGAGTGGCACCATCCCGATCCCATCGTCGACCTCAAGCTCCTCAAGAACCGAAACTTCGGAACTGCCGTCTTCCTCCAGCTCATCCTCGGCATGGTCCTCTTCGGCTCGACCGTGCTCATCCCGCAGTACCTCCAAGGCCTGCTCGGCTACACCGCCGAACGCGCCGGCATGGTCCTCTCCCCCGCTGGCTTCGTCATGATGATCATGATGTTCGTCGCCGGCCGCAGCCTCGGCAAATTCGATCCACGCCTCATGGTCTGCCTCGGCTATCTCGTCACCGCCATCGGCATCTACAACCTCACGCGGCTCGACCTCAACACAGCCTTCGGCACCGTCACCCTCTGGCGAATGCTCCAGGTCATCGGTCTCGCCTTCATCTTCATCCCCATCAGCACGCTCAACTACGTCGGCGTGCCCGCCAGCAAGACCAACCAGATCTCCAGCCTCTCCAACTTCGCCCGCAACCTCGGCGGCAGCGCCGGCACCGCGCTCCTCACCACCTATCTGGCGCGCAACTCCCAGGTTCAGCAGGTCGCTCTCTCCGCCAACGTCGTCCGCGGCAGCGTCCCCTACAACCTCTACATGGACCGCATGAAAGAGATGCTGATGTCGCAGGGCATGTCTGCCGCCAGCGCCTCACAGATGGCCCTCGGCCAGGCCTACCAGGAAATGCTCCGCCAGGCCTCGATGCTCAGCTACAAGAACGCCTTCGCCATCCTCGCCTGCACCATCTTTTTGCTCACGCCGCTGCCCTTCATCATGCGTCTCCCCACCAAAGCCGCAAAACCCGACCCCGAAGCCATGGGCGGACACTAA
- a CDS encoding MarR family winged helix-turn-helix transcriptional regulator: MVSLNSNGVKRQAERRRAAQMMKRILIHFRSQMDEALRPQGVTTAQLHILKTLRGEPGVSGAQLARLCYVTPQSAQSLLTGLARDGWIVRNKGRGNDRILAARLTAEGEELLQEAEKMVKVIEGKLWRGVAESSIEALNGVLEQCLANLGPESE; encoded by the coding sequence ATGGTTTCTTTAAATTCTAACGGAGTAAAGCGGCAGGCTGAGAGGCGGAGGGCGGCGCAGATGATGAAGCGCATCCTGATCCACTTTCGCAGCCAGATGGATGAAGCGCTGCGACCCCAGGGTGTGACGACGGCTCAGCTGCACATACTAAAGACGCTTCGGGGGGAGCCGGGGGTGTCGGGTGCCCAGTTGGCGCGGCTGTGCTATGTGACGCCGCAGTCGGCGCAGTCGCTGTTGACGGGGCTGGCGAGAGATGGGTGGATTGTAAGGAATAAAGGGCGGGGGAATGACCGGATTCTTGCGGCGCGACTGACGGCTGAGGGGGAAGAGCTGCTTCAGGAGGCGGAGAAGATGGTGAAGGTGATTGAAGGGAAGCTGTGGCGAGGGGTGGCTGAGAGTTCGATTGAGGCTTTGAATGGGGTGCTGGAGCAGTGCCTTGCGAATCTTGGACCGGAGTCGGAATGA
- a CDS encoding class I SAM-dependent methyltransferase, with amino-acid sequence MSAQPTGQTWNTEAYAANGRFVANLASNVVALLAPQPGERILDLGCGDGALTEQLAATGAILTGVDASPAMLAAARQRNLHSAAKFEVDQYDATALPYNNQFDAVFSNAALHWIPGISGHHATLAGVHRALRSTNPQARFVAEMGGYGNVAAIRTALQATLAPFHIDAEATAASFFPSPALYRHLLESAGFTVQSIELIPRPTPLPTGMESWLNTFRNGVLDRLDPHDRAAAVANTIALLEPILRDADGNWIADYVRLRFHATLR; translated from the coding sequence ATGAGCGCCCAACCCACCGGTCAAACCTGGAACACCGAAGCCTATGCCGCCAACGGCCGATTCGTAGCCAACCTCGCCTCCAACGTCGTCGCTCTCCTCGCTCCCCAACCCGGCGAACGCATCCTCGATCTTGGCTGTGGCGACGGCGCTCTCACCGAACAACTCGCCGCTACCGGCGCCATCCTCACCGGCGTCGACGCCTCACCCGCCATGCTCGCCGCAGCCCGTCAACGCAACCTCCACAGCGCAGCAAAATTTGAGGTCGATCAGTATGACGCCACGGCACTCCCCTACAACAACCAGTTCGACGCCGTCTTCTCCAACGCCGCTCTTCACTGGATCCCCGGCATCTCCGGCCACCATGCCACGCTCGCCGGCGTTCACCGCGCCCTCCGCAGCACCAATCCACAGGCCCGCTTCGTCGCCGAGATGGGCGGCTACGGCAACGTCGCTGCCATCCGCACCGCACTCCAGGCCACCCTCGCGCCCTTCCACATCGACGCAGAAGCCACCGCCGCCAGTTTCTTCCCGTCGCCCGCGCTCTATCGCCATCTCCTCGAATCCGCCGGCTTCACCGTCCAATCCATCGAACTCATCCCTCGCCCCACACCGCTTCCCACAGGCATGGAGTCCTGGCTCAACACCTTCCGCAACGGTGTCCTCGACCGCCTCGATCCACACGATCGCGCAGCCGCAGTCGCCAACACTATTGCCCTGCTCGAGCCCATCCTCCGCGACGCCGACGGCAACTGGATCGCCGACTACGTTCGCCTTCGCTTCCACGCCACCCTCCGCTAA
- a CDS encoding cupin domain-containing protein, whose product MTTSLKDGTMIDKLAQFDLPQEIADSEQKKPWQSGHYAKTLFKKHDLRVVLIVMENAARMKEHHADGTLSVQVLKGQIRFTVHGKPHDLKTGDLITLSASIRHEVEALQDSAFLLTLSWPSNQDLLAMKHRGYGT is encoded by the coding sequence ATGACCACCTCCCTCAAAGACGGCACCATGATTGACAAGCTGGCGCAGTTCGACCTGCCTCAGGAGATCGCCGACTCCGAACAGAAGAAGCCCTGGCAATCCGGCCACTACGCCAAAACCCTCTTCAAGAAGCACGACCTCCGTGTCGTCCTCATCGTCATGGAAAACGCAGCGCGGATGAAGGAGCATCACGCAGACGGAACCCTCTCCGTCCAGGTCCTCAAGGGTCAGATACGCTTCACCGTTCACGGCAAGCCCCATGACCTCAAGACAGGAGACCTCATCACTCTCAGCGCCTCCATCCGCCACGAAGTAGAAGCCCTTCAGGACTCCGCCTTCCTCCTAACACTCTCCTGGCCCAGCAATCAGGATCTGCTGGCAATGAAGCACCGCGGCTACGGCACCTGA
- a CDS encoding dipeptidase, translating into MTAVEFGRENKGRFVEELKALLRIPSVSTDPEHAGDVRRAAEFVAAELKRIGMENVRLIETTTAERRGHPLVYADWLHAAPEANGPGADGKAKPTVLCYGHYDVQPAEPLEEWKTPPFEPTERDGNIYARGAVDDKGQMWMHVKALESLMAAGGGKLPVNVRVIVEGEEEVGGEGIAAFVREHGDQLKADVALVSDTEMFAPELPTLCVGLRGMIYTEIEARGAKTDLHSGMYGGAAPNPFVALAQVIAKLKDESGKILIPGFYDEVQKPTADELKAWKALPFDEEHYRATEVGSSVLTGEPGLSVQERTWARPTLDVHGMPGGFVGVGAKTVIPAKAVAKVSMRLVPDMTPAESFAKYKAYVESIAPKGVALEVRLIHAGDPIVVSTDNSYVRAATEAMREVFGKETVFVRGGGSIPIVGDFVRELKVPTVMMGFGLPDDNLHAPNEKFHLANFHRGIESIVRFLSGVGA; encoded by the coding sequence ATGACGGCGGTTGAATTTGGGCGGGAGAACAAGGGGCGTTTTGTCGAAGAGCTGAAGGCTCTGCTGCGGATTCCCTCGGTGTCTACGGATCCTGAGCATGCGGGGGATGTGCGGCGGGCTGCGGAGTTTGTTGCGGCGGAGTTGAAGAGGATTGGGATGGAGAACGTTCGTCTGATTGAGACGACGACGGCGGAGCGGAGGGGACATCCGCTGGTGTATGCGGACTGGCTGCATGCGGCGCCAGAAGCAAATGGGCCGGGAGCGGATGGGAAGGCTAAGCCTACGGTGCTTTGCTATGGGCACTATGATGTTCAGCCGGCAGAGCCGTTGGAGGAGTGGAAGACGCCGCCGTTCGAGCCGACGGAGAGGGATGGGAACATCTATGCTCGCGGGGCCGTGGATGACAAGGGGCAGATGTGGATGCATGTGAAGGCGCTCGAGTCGCTGATGGCTGCGGGTGGCGGGAAGCTGCCGGTGAATGTGCGGGTGATCGTTGAGGGTGAGGAGGAGGTTGGCGGCGAGGGGATTGCGGCGTTTGTGCGGGAGCACGGCGATCAGCTGAAGGCGGATGTGGCGCTGGTGAGCGATACGGAGATGTTTGCGCCGGAGCTGCCGACGCTGTGCGTGGGCCTGCGCGGAATGATCTATACGGAGATTGAAGCTCGCGGGGCGAAGACGGATCTGCACTCGGGGATGTACGGCGGGGCGGCTCCGAATCCTTTCGTGGCGCTGGCGCAGGTGATTGCGAAGTTGAAGGATGAGAGTGGGAAAATTTTGATTCCGGGATTTTATGACGAGGTGCAGAAGCCGACCGCAGATGAGTTGAAGGCTTGGAAGGCGTTGCCGTTTGATGAAGAGCACTATCGCGCGACGGAGGTTGGATCGAGTGTGCTGACCGGCGAGCCGGGATTGAGTGTGCAGGAACGGACGTGGGCGAGGCCAACGCTCGATGTGCATGGGATGCCGGGTGGGTTCGTTGGAGTGGGCGCGAAGACTGTGATTCCAGCGAAGGCCGTGGCGAAGGTGAGCATGCGGCTGGTGCCGGATATGACACCGGCGGAGAGCTTCGCGAAGTATAAGGCCTATGTGGAGTCGATCGCGCCGAAGGGAGTTGCGCTGGAGGTGCGGTTGATTCATGCGGGCGATCCGATCGTGGTGAGCACGGATAACTCTTACGTGAGGGCCGCGACCGAGGCGATGCGCGAGGTGTTCGGTAAGGAGACGGTGTTTGTGCGTGGGGGCGGGTCGATTCCGATTGTGGGGGACTTTGTGCGGGAGCTGAAGGTGCCGACGGTGATGATGGGATTCGGGCTGCCGGATGACAACCTTCACGCGCCGAACGAGAAGTTTCATCTGGCGAACTTTCATCGTGGAATTGAGTCGATCGTGCGGTTTTTGAGTGGCGTGGGTGCCTGA